One window of Flavobacteriales bacterium genomic DNA carries:
- a CDS encoding glycosyltransferase, with product MAEPHLHIVSFDVPWPADYGGVIDVFYKVKALAEIGVRIHLHCFEYGRAEAPELAEICESVHYYKRDTGKHQLLSSLPYVVQSRRSEELVDRLCSDEHPILFEGLHSCYHLGDRRLLGRKRLVRTHNVEHDYYAALALAERSTFKRTYFVQEARKLRKFETILSEADVLLAISPNDQHYFASHFRDVRHVPAFHPSAKVDVPGGLGDFCLYHGALSVPENDRAALYLVNEVFRGLPIPLVIAGRGASPELRAAVARANNVKLRENIPTAEITALVRAAQVNVLPTFQATGIKLKLLLCLFIGRHVVCNTPMVQDTGLESLCRVHDDPETMRLSIQACMAVPASGAALEKRVRVLEERFCNTANAKVILGIVVG from the coding sequence TTGGCTGAACCCCATCTGCATATTGTCAGTTTCGATGTCCCATGGCCGGCGGATTACGGCGGGGTGATCGACGTCTTTTACAAGGTGAAGGCCTTGGCGGAAATCGGTGTGCGCATCCATCTGCACTGCTTCGAATACGGCAGGGCAGAGGCACCGGAGCTGGCGGAGATCTGCGAAAGCGTCCACTATTACAAGCGCGATACCGGCAAGCACCAGCTACTGAGCAGCCTGCCCTATGTGGTCCAGAGCCGCAGGAGCGAGGAACTTGTGGACCGGCTCTGTTCGGACGAGCATCCGATCCTTTTCGAAGGGCTGCATTCCTGCTATCACCTCGGTGACCGGCGCCTGCTCGGTCGCAAGCGCTTGGTGCGCACGCACAACGTGGAACACGACTACTATGCCGCGTTGGCGCTGGCGGAACGGAGCACGTTCAAGCGGACATATTTCGTGCAAGAAGCGCGGAAGCTCCGGAAGTTCGAGACCATCCTGAGCGAAGCCGATGTGCTGTTGGCGATCTCACCCAACGACCAGCACTATTTCGCCTCCCATTTCCGCGATGTAAGGCATGTGCCCGCCTTTCACCCCAGCGCCAAAGTGGATGTGCCCGGCGGCTTGGGTGATTTCTGCCTCTACCACGGCGCGCTGAGCGTGCCGGAGAACGACAGGGCCGCGCTCTATTTGGTGAACGAGGTGTTCCGCGGCCTGCCGATCCCCTTGGTGATCGCCGGGCGTGGCGCGAGCCCGGAGCTGCGGGCCGCTGTGGCCCGTGCGAACAACGTGAAGCTGCGCGAGAACATCCCCACGGCGGAGATCACCGCGTTGGTGCGCGCCGCACAAGTGAACGTATTGCCCACCTTTCAGGCCACCGGGATCAAGCTGAAGCTGCTGCTCTGCCTTTTCATCGGCCGCCATGTGGTCTGCAACACCCCGATGGTGCAGGACACCGGGCTGGAAAGCCTCTGTCGCGTGCATGATGATCCGGAGACCATGCGGCTCAGCATTCAGGCCTGTATGGCCGTGCCCGCCAGTGGGGCCGCGTTGGAAAAACGGGTGCGCGTGCTGGAGGAGCGCTTCTGCAATACCGCGAATGCGAAGGTGATACTGGGTATAGTTGTCGGTTGA
- a CDS encoding glycosyltransferase, which translates to MKAALVSVTNDLATDNRVHRSCTVLVALGYEVLLVGRKLPASLPLERPYRTRRMRLLFNKGPLFYAEYNTRLFLFLLFSRSTLLLSNDLDTLLPNYLVARMRGKKLIYDTHEFYTEVPELVRRPRIRAVWLAIEQWIFPKLKTVITVNRSIAEQYHARYGNTVQVVRNIPMKRDLGPMPSREALQLPADKRILVMQGAGINVDRGAEEAVLAMRELPECLLLIIGGGDAWPVLEQLVKEHALQDRVRLLGKLPYERMMAYTRNADLGLTLDKDTNLNYRFSLPNKLFDYLHAGIPVLATDLPEVAGIVREFDCGVVLKQAEPGAIVQAVQQLLADPARISALRANATFAARKLDGEEETAKLRSILEHLG; encoded by the coding sequence ATGAAAGCCGCCCTTGTCAGCGTCACCAACGACCTGGCCACGGACAACCGCGTCCACCGCAGTTGTACCGTGCTTGTGGCCCTGGGCTACGAGGTGTTGTTGGTCGGTAGGAAACTCCCGGCCAGCCTGCCTTTGGAACGGCCGTACCGCACGCGGCGCATGCGGCTGCTCTTCAACAAGGGACCGCTGTTCTACGCGGAATACAACACCCGGCTTTTTCTGTTCCTGCTCTTCAGCCGGTCCACGCTGTTGCTAAGCAATGACTTGGACACGCTGCTTCCGAATTATTTGGTGGCGCGGATGCGGGGGAAGAAGCTCATCTACGACACGCACGAGTTTTATACGGAAGTCCCGGAGCTGGTGCGAAGGCCACGCATCCGTGCCGTGTGGCTCGCGATCGAACAGTGGATCTTCCCGAAACTGAAGACCGTGATCACCGTGAACCGGAGCATCGCGGAGCAGTACCATGCGCGCTATGGCAACACGGTGCAAGTGGTGCGCAACATCCCGATGAAGCGCGATCTCGGCCCGATGCCTTCGCGTGAAGCCCTTCAGCTACCAGCAGACAAGCGCATCCTGGTGATGCAGGGCGCTGGCATCAATGTCGATCGCGGCGCGGAAGAAGCGGTGCTGGCCATGCGGGAGCTACCGGAGTGCCTGTTGCTGATCATCGGAGGTGGCGATGCTTGGCCGGTGCTGGAGCAACTAGTGAAGGAACATGCGCTGCAAGACCGGGTGCGGCTGCTGGGGAAGTTACCCTACGAGCGCATGATGGCCTACACGCGCAACGCCGACTTGGGCCTCACGCTGGACAAGGACACCAACCTGAACTACCGCTTCAGTCTGCCCAACAAGCTGTTCGATTACTTGCACGCCGGCATTCCGGTATTGGCCACGGACCTGCCGGAGGTGGCGGGCATTGTAAGGGAATTTGATTGTGGTGTGGTACTGAAGCAGGCAGAGCCCGGGGCGATCGTCCAAGCCGTGCAGCAACTCCTTGCCGATCCCGCCCGCATTTCCGCCTTGCGCGCAAACGCTACTTTCGCGGCCCGCAAGCTGGACGGTGAAGAGGAAACCGCGAAGTTGCGATCGATCTTGGAGCACCTTGGCTGA
- a CDS encoding tail fiber domain-containing protein: MNPTISYTIGGFPSQTKDGSLLLSPDVNTFLGAGALGPYSLLHLAAADNTAQQGSYRDWMKTGITFTGNADQGYIGQKAGELDFTDMVYHWSDNPTKYLKDRLRMIFTSGYDPTATSGASSREGLEGMRLFPVDNDHVNVGLGDFYAGNLAFPSTVVEPTERLDILNGKLRIRQLPTDAIAPTLTKFLVVDDTPGPDFGVVKWRNVPPGTGSGCEWDLDAYSRQVYTAPGPPVGGCTDASWRVLIGHPSTTGYYKLTISANETDCINCGVAGGTNVEVKSDAAGNVNGSHISVASTPAGATHQITGLKVTTQNAALYNYGLDVSATNNVANNGFTYGAWIKAENQVGGTTAQLYGLRCNATAIAGTVVSNAKGVWGSAVKGALNYGVYGDASGGYQNYSIYGVNFGSGANDWAGYFNGRTFSPGGVWTSSDESLKTEITVLTEASERIMQLNPKAYRFRTDEFPTIGLPVEQQYGFLASELETVFPEMVMETVQPAEYDSLGNEVNPAVTFKAVNLGGITPMLVAAFQEQQATIAQLQDQINHCCAAQGDAAPGRSLEQGSTQQENDLQEQRLLIIPNPVADLTTLEYYVPKAGKVSLQVSTSEGKRLATLREELAEAGAYTYSWNTTKLVAGTYFCTFMLDGAVVVKRAVKVK; encoded by the coding sequence TTGAACCCCACCATATCCTACACCATCGGCGGCTTTCCAAGCCAGACCAAGGATGGTAGCTTATTGTTAAGCCCGGATGTGAACACCTTTCTTGGTGCGGGCGCCCTTGGCCCCTACAGCCTCTTGCACCTCGCGGCCGCAGACAACACCGCCCAGCAAGGCAGCTACCGCGACTGGATGAAGACCGGCATCACCTTCACCGGCAATGCCGACCAAGGCTACATTGGTCAGAAAGCAGGTGAGCTGGACTTCACGGACATGGTGTATCACTGGAGCGACAACCCCACCAAATACCTGAAAGACCGCTTGCGTATGATCTTCACCAGCGGCTACGATCCCACGGCCACCAGCGGTGCCTCCAGCCGGGAGGGTTTGGAGGGCATGCGGCTGTTCCCCGTGGATAACGACCATGTGAACGTGGGGCTTGGTGACTTCTATGCCGGGAATTTGGCCTTTCCTTCCACCGTGGTCGAACCCACAGAGCGTTTGGATATCCTGAACGGCAAGTTGCGCATTCGGCAACTGCCCACTGACGCTATTGCCCCCACGCTCACGAAGTTCTTGGTGGTAGATGATACGCCGGGCCCGGACTTTGGCGTGGTGAAATGGAGGAACGTGCCACCGGGAACGGGAAGCGGCTGCGAATGGGATCTGGATGCCTACTCACGCCAAGTTTATACAGCTCCTGGTCCACCTGTGGGAGGCTGTACTGATGCAAGTTGGAGAGTGCTGATCGGGCATCCATCGACCACAGGGTATTACAAGCTGACTATCAGCGCGAATGAAACGGATTGTATTAATTGTGGTGTTGCTGGTGGGACCAATGTGGAGGTTAAAAGTGATGCTGCCGGTAATGTGAACGGTTCGCACATTTCTGTAGCCTCCACACCTGCCGGTGCAACCCATCAGATCACAGGGCTTAAGGTGACGACTCAAAATGCGGCATTGTACAACTATGGCTTGGATGTGTCTGCTACGAACAACGTTGCGAACAACGGCTTCACCTACGGAGCATGGATAAAAGCCGAGAACCAAGTGGGAGGGACAACCGCGCAGTTGTATGGCCTGCGCTGCAATGCTACGGCCATTGCAGGGACCGTGGTTTCCAACGCAAAAGGTGTGTGGGGAAGCGCGGTCAAAGGAGCTTTGAATTATGGGGTTTATGGCGATGCCTCAGGTGGTTACCAGAACTATAGCATCTATGGTGTCAACTTTGGCTCCGGCGCCAATGATTGGGCGGGGTATTTTAATGGACGTACATTTTCTCCCGGGGGTGTGTGGACCTCATCGGATGAGTCGCTTAAGACTGAGATCACCGTGTTGACAGAAGCGAGCGAACGGATCATGCAACTGAATCCGAAGGCGTATCGATTCCGTACCGACGAATTTCCCACCATAGGTCTCCCAGTGGAACAACAGTATGGTTTCCTGGCTTCCGAATTGGAAACTGTGTTTCCCGAGATGGTGATGGAGACGGTCCAACCTGCGGAATATGATTCGCTAGGGAACGAAGTGAATCCGGCAGTGACGTTCAAAGCTGTAAACCTCGGGGGCATCACCCCGATGCTCGTTGCCGCCTTTCAAGAGCAACAAGCCACCATCGCCCAGTTGCAGGACCAGATCAACCATTGCTGTGCGGCACAAGGTGATGCGGCCCCAGGAAGAAGTTTGGAGCAAGGATCCACACAGCAAGAGAACGATCTTCAAGAGCAGCGCCTGTTGATCATCCCCAACCCGGTGGCAGATCTCACCACACTGGAATACTACGTGCCAAAGGCGGGCAAAGTGAGCCTGCAAGTGAGCACCAGCGAGGGCAAGCGCTTGGCCACCTTGCGTGAGGAACTGGCAGAAGCTGGTGCATACACCTACAGTTGGAACACCACTAAGCTAGTTGCGGGCACTTACTTCTGCACCTTCATGTTGGATGGTGCCGTGGTGGTGAAGCGTGCGGTGAAGGTGAAGTGA
- the murB gene encoding UDP-N-acetylmuramate dehydrogenase, producing MDIQHDVELLPFNTFHVSARAAHLARFRSLDELRALLSAPELKGLPRLVMGGGSNMLFTRDWPGVVLLNEIEGITVVEENDDHVIVRSGSGVVWHEFVAHCVGEGWGGIENLSLIPGKVGATPMQNIGAYGVEIKDVFDHLEALRISDGEVVRFNAEECRFGYRESFFKHEGKNKYIILSVAFKLSKHPLVRTYYGSIKHELEQRGITAPTIQDVSDAVIHIRRSKLPDTHVLGNAGSFFKNPVVAAELAERIKATHPDLVSFPGDEGHVKLAAGWLIEQAGWKGFREADLGVHKDQALVLVNYGGSTGSAIFDLSTRVLESVKEKFGVELEREVNII from the coding sequence ATGGACATCCAGCACGACGTCGAACTCCTTCCTTTCAACACCTTTCATGTGTCGGCCCGCGCGGCGCATTTGGCACGGTTCCGTTCGTTGGACGAGCTCCGTGCCTTGCTGAGCGCCCCGGAACTGAAGGGCCTGCCGCGCTTGGTGATGGGCGGAGGCAGCAACATGCTTTTCACCCGCGATTGGCCCGGCGTGGTGCTGCTGAACGAGATCGAAGGCATCACCGTGGTGGAAGAGAATGATGACCATGTGATCGTCCGTTCCGGTTCGGGCGTGGTGTGGCACGAGTTCGTGGCGCATTGCGTGGGTGAAGGCTGGGGCGGGATCGAGAACCTGTCGTTGATCCCCGGCAAAGTGGGTGCCACGCCCATGCAGAACATCGGGGCCTACGGCGTGGAGATCAAGGACGTCTTTGACCACTTGGAAGCACTGCGGATCAGTGACGGCGAAGTGGTGCGCTTCAATGCGGAGGAATGCCGGTTCGGTTATCGCGAAAGCTTTTTCAAGCATGAAGGCAAGAACAAGTACATCATCCTGAGCGTGGCGTTCAAGCTGTCCAAGCATCCGCTGGTGCGCACTTATTACGGCAGCATCAAGCACGAGCTGGAGCAGCGCGGCATCACCGCGCCCACGATCCAGGACGTGAGCGACGCCGTGATACACATCCGCCGCAGCAAGCTCCCGGACACGCACGTGCTGGGCAACGCGGGCAGTTTTTTCAAGAACCCGGTGGTGGCGGCGGAACTGGCGGAGCGCATCAAAGCGACCCATCCGGACCTGGTCTCCTTTCCCGGTGATGAGGGCCATGTGAAACTGGCTGCCGGTTGGCTGATCGAGCAGGCCGGCTGGAAGGGCTTCCGCGAAGCGGACCTCGGCGTACACAAGGACCAGGCCTTGGTGCTCGTGAACTACGGCGGCTCCACCGGCAGCGCGATCTTCGACCTCTCCACCCGCGTGCTGGAGAGCGTGAAAGAGAAATTCGGAGTGGAGCTGGAGCGGGAGGTGAACATCATTTGA
- a CDS encoding S9 family peptidase codes for MLRRALLLISLLATTLLSAQEKKELTLKATILDRSLYPERMSGLQWITSINSYSFVKDSALMRGGASERTDRVIATLNDLNNGRSTGDSLKRFPDVEWTNATTFMFGQGDRTYTFDVTKKTSNLRLTTASDAENEDHDDAYDKIAFTRGENLFIAGLGDSIKQVTFDGSDGIVNGKSVHREEYGITKGTFWSPDGNLLAFYRMDETMVTPYYVEDITTTPSTFKKFRYPMAGQTSHHVTLGVYDTRTGKTVFINPDGPADHYLTNISWDPDNTHIQIILLNRATDNFKVIRYDVSTGRAVRTLFEESDKKWLEPEHPLTFLKKTPSQFIHWSQRDGWWHLYLYDTEKGMIRQLTKGPWVVKDILGLDAKERFVYVSGTAMIDPKDPKGAMETQLYSVELATGNTVQLTQQPGTHNGQLSSDGKYIIDQWSSVSVPGRVEVLDASNGKVVKTLLNSKDPLASYNVGTVEFTQVTGENGDILNARIIKPSGFQSRERYPVIVYLYNGPHVQLVTNSFNGGAPLWMLEAAQRGYIVFTVDGHGSGNRGQAFEQVIYRQLGVTEVKDQLDGAEYLKSLPYVDGTRMAVHGWSFGGHMTTALMLRDPGVFQVGVAGGAVQDWKLYEVMYTERYMDTPEENPEGYAATALPPLADKLQGDLLLIQDNMDETVVPEHALRFLKSCVDKGIHPDFFYYPGHPHNVRGKDRVHLYTEILDYIDAKLGVKRP; via the coding sequence ATGCTACGTCGCGCGCTTTTGTTGATCTCGCTCCTCGCAACCACGTTGCTTTCCGCACAGGAGAAAAAGGAACTCACGCTCAAGGCCACCATCCTCGATCGGTCCCTGTATCCGGAACGGATGAGCGGCCTTCAATGGATCACCAGCATCAACAGCTACTCATTCGTCAAGGACAGTGCGCTGATGCGGGGTGGGGCCAGTGAACGCACGGACCGTGTGATCGCCACCTTGAACGACCTCAACAATGGCCGTAGCACCGGTGATAGCCTGAAGCGCTTCCCGGATGTGGAATGGACCAATGCCACCACCTTCATGTTCGGGCAAGGCGATCGCACCTACACCTTCGACGTGACGAAGAAGACCTCGAACCTGCGCCTCACCACCGCCAGTGATGCGGAGAACGAGGACCATGACGATGCCTATGACAAGATCGCTTTCACCCGCGGGGAGAACCTCTTCATCGCGGGCCTCGGAGACAGCATCAAGCAGGTAACCTTCGACGGTAGCGACGGCATCGTGAACGGCAAGAGCGTGCACCGCGAGGAGTACGGCATCACCAAAGGCACCTTCTGGAGCCCGGACGGCAACCTGCTCGCCTTCTACCGCATGGACGAGACCATGGTGACGCCCTACTACGTGGAGGACATCACCACCACACCGAGCACCTTCAAGAAGTTCCGCTACCCCATGGCGGGCCAGACGAGCCACCATGTGACGCTCGGCGTGTACGACACGCGCACCGGCAAGACCGTCTTCATCAACCCGGACGGGCCTGCGGACCATTACCTCACGAACATCAGCTGGGACCCGGACAACACCCACATCCAGATCATCTTGTTGAACCGTGCCACGGACAACTTCAAAGTGATCCGCTATGACGTGAGCACCGGGCGGGCCGTGCGCACCCTTTTCGAGGAATCGGACAAGAAGTGGCTGGAGCCCGAACATCCCCTCACCTTCCTGAAGAAAACTCCTTCCCAGTTCATCCACTGGAGCCAACGTGACGGCTGGTGGCACCTTTACCTGTATGACACGGAAAAGGGCATGATCCGGCAGTTGACCAAGGGTCCGTGGGTGGTGAAGGACATCCTCGGCCTCGATGCCAAGGAGCGTTTCGTCTATGTCTCAGGCACGGCCATGATCGACCCGAAAGATCCGAAAGGTGCTATGGAAACGCAGCTTTACAGCGTAGAGCTGGCCACGGGGAATACCGTGCAATTGACACAGCAGCCCGGCACACACAACGGCCAACTGAGCAGCGACGGCAAGTACATCATCGATCAGTGGAGCAGCGTTAGCGTCCCCGGCCGCGTTGAGGTGTTGGATGCCAGCAACGGTAAGGTCGTGAAGACGTTGTTGAACAGCAAGGACCCGCTGGCGAGCTACAACGTGGGCACGGTGGAATTCACCCAAGTGACCGGCGAGAATGGCGATATCCTGAATGCGCGCATCATCAAGCCCAGCGGCTTCCAAAGCCGGGAACGCTATCCGGTGATCGTTTATTTGTACAACGGCCCGCACGTGCAGTTGGTCACGAACAGTTTCAATGGAGGTGCGCCTTTGTGGATGCTGGAGGCGGCGCAACGCGGTTACATCGTCTTCACCGTGGACGGCCACGGCAGCGGCAATCGCGGGCAGGCGTTCGAGCAGGTGATCTACCGCCAGCTCGGCGTCACCGAGGTGAAGGACCAGTTGGACGGCGCCGAATACCTGAAGAGCCTTCCCTACGTGGACGGCACGCGCATGGCGGTGCATGGCTGGAGCTTCGGCGGGCACATGACCACGGCCCTGATGCTGCGTGACCCCGGCGTGTTCCAAGTGGGCGTGGCCGGCGGTGCCGTGCAGGACTGGAAACTGTATGAAGTGATGTACACCGAGCGCTACATGGACACACCGGAGGAAAACCCGGAAGGCTATGCCGCTACTGCGCTTCCACCGTTAGCGGACAAACTTCAAGGCGACCTGTTGCTGATCCAGGACAACATGGATGAAACGGTGGTGCCGGAGCATGCCCTGCGCTTCCTGAAGAGCTGCGTGGACAAAGGGATCCACCCTGATTTCTTCTACTACCCCGGCCATCCGCACAATGTGCGCGGCAAGGACCGCGTGCATCTGTACACGGAGATCCTGGACTACATCGACGCGAAGCTGGGCGTGAAGAGACCGTAG
- a CDS encoding M20/M25/M40 family metallo-hydrolase — protein MRILPHAAVLLLIVLPIWANAQNPTIQQIVDAVNVDSLTWRLERLSGMQPVDVGNGAQTILSRNKFQPGNALAAQWLQQEFTRMGYAPEVQVFGAQGGNVLAVKTGLVHPERKVVICGHYDSMPGGTTAPGADDDGSGVCAVMEAARVMAGHDFENTVVFALWDEEEQGLIGSAYYTSAAAGNDEEILAAVQMDAIGYDGNGDGLMRIHTRPVANSIAIKDSVLMVNTIYGLGLPIVVNNPGATYSDHASFWSEGYGAILVIEDFDNDPNPHYHTSSDRMEYMDLAYWQGLTKLTIGTASAMAVPVSATQVSSAVLANAAEIELFPNPVRELLHIRFDTSSATTTILSIIDATGRDVGRPRSMENGSRTVDVSGLAPGAYIACLRSGRIVVSKRFLRLP, from the coding sequence ATGCGCATACTTCCCCACGCCGCGGTCCTGCTTTTAATAGTCCTGCCGATATGGGCCAATGCCCAGAACCCGACCATCCAACAGATCGTGGACGCCGTGAACGTTGATTCCCTCACATGGCGCTTGGAGCGGCTGAGCGGGATGCAGCCGGTGGATGTGGGCAATGGCGCGCAAACGATCCTTTCACGGAACAAATTCCAGCCGGGGAATGCGTTGGCAGCGCAGTGGCTGCAGCAGGAATTCACACGCATGGGCTATGCGCCGGAGGTACAGGTCTTCGGTGCGCAAGGCGGGAATGTCCTTGCGGTGAAAACAGGCTTGGTGCATCCGGAGCGGAAGGTGGTGATCTGCGGGCACTACGACAGCATGCCCGGCGGAACCACCGCGCCCGGAGCGGATGATGATGGGAGCGGAGTATGCGCTGTGATGGAAGCGGCTCGTGTCATGGCCGGTCATGACTTTGAGAACACGGTCGTCTTTGCGCTCTGGGATGAGGAGGAGCAGGGCCTGATCGGTAGCGCCTACTACACCAGCGCGGCGGCAGGGAATGATGAGGAGATCCTGGCCGCGGTGCAGATGGATGCTATCGGCTATGACGGCAACGGCGACGGCCTGATGCGGATCCATACGCGGCCCGTGGCCAACAGCATCGCCATCAAGGATTCCGTGCTGATGGTGAACACCATCTACGGTCTGGGCCTGCCGATCGTGGTGAATAACCCCGGCGCCACGTATAGCGATCATGCCTCGTTCTGGTCGGAGGGCTACGGCGCGATCCTGGTGATCGAGGATTTCGATAACGACCCCAACCCACATTACCACACATCGAGCGATCGGATGGAGTACATGGACCTCGCTTATTGGCAGGGCTTGACGAAATTGACCATTGGCACCGCGTCGGCCATGGCGGTGCCGGTTTCGGCTACGCAGGTGTCATCCGCGGTTCTCGCCAATGCGGCGGAGATCGAGCTGTTCCCGAACCCTGTGCGGGAGTTGCTTCACATTCGCTTCGATACAAGTTCAGCCACCACGACAATCTTGTCGATCATAGATGCGACGGGGCGGGATGTAGGCCGGCCAAGATCTATGGAGAACGGCTCGCGAACGGTGGATGTCAGCGGGCTTGCGCCCGGTGCATATATCGCCTGTTTGCGCTCTGGACGTATAGTAGTATCCAAGCGTTTTTTGCGGCTGCCTTAA
- a CDS encoding AraC family transcriptional regulator yields MKDHTLIIRNMVCDRCKAAVSKVMEQLDLPIRRLDLGEIELMQEPSAQAIAALHVALQPLGFELVEDRDAATIARIKSAVVQLVHHADGDADKMKLSTWLSDALHKEYSGLAALFSSVEGITVEHFFLLQRIERVKELVRYGELTISEIAFSTGFSSAAHLSGQFKLFTGMTPTDFRKLGGPRIPLDQVG; encoded by the coding sequence ATGAAAGATCATACGCTCATCATCCGCAACATGGTCTGCGACCGTTGCAAAGCCGCAGTGAGCAAGGTGATGGAACAACTGGACCTGCCGATCCGCCGGCTTGATCTGGGCGAAATCGAGCTGATGCAAGAACCATCAGCACAAGCGATCGCGGCACTTCATGTCGCCCTTCAACCACTGGGCTTCGAACTGGTGGAGGACCGCGATGCCGCGACGATCGCGCGCATCAAGTCCGCGGTGGTGCAACTTGTGCATCATGCGGATGGTGATGCGGACAAGATGAAATTGAGCACTTGGCTCAGCGATGCGCTCCACAAAGAATATTCAGGCTTGGCAGCGCTGTTCAGCAGTGTGGAAGGGATAACCGTAGAGCACTTCTTCCTGCTTCAGCGCATCGAACGGGTGAAAGAGCTTGTGCGCTATGGCGAACTCACCATCAGCGAGATCGCCTTTTCCACCGGGTTCAGCAGTGCTGCTCACCTGTCCGGGCAGTTCAAATTGTTCACCGGGATGACGCCCACGGATTTCCGCAAGCTCGGTGGCCCACGCATCCCACTGGATCAGGTGGGTTGA